The window CGCGCGTCGCTCGGTCCGAAGCCGGGGCAGAAGCCGACCGCGCCGAAGGTCGGCCAGAAGCCGGTCCAGCAGAAGAAGAACCAGTCCGCGCAGGGCGGCTCGCAGAAGAAGGTCACGAAGGCCGGCTCGGCCCACGGCTTCGCGCAGACCGCTTCCGGTGGCCCGGCCGGCTCGGCGAGCGAACCCGCGAAGGTGGCCGACCCGGCCCCGGCCGACACGAACGGCCAGAACGGCTCGAAGGACAACGGCACTGGGGTGCCGGGCCTTCTCAAAGACTCGACCAGGAAGTCGGGCCGGAAGCGCCGCTGAGGCGCGACCGGTTCGGAGAGGAGACGAATGATGTCGGAGACGATCGACACGATCGACGCCGATCAGGATGACGTGAACCCGGAGCCGGCCGCCGACGAGGCGGGCGAGCAGAAGGCGGGCGGTGGTGACGACGTCCTCGTGCAGGAGGGCGACATCGCCGGCGACTACCTCGAGCGCCTGCTCGACCTGCTCGACTACGACGGCGACATCGACCTGGACGTCGAAGCGGGCCGCGCGATCGTGAGCATCGACGGCGGCGAGGATCTCGAGAAGCTCGTCGGCCCCCGCGGCACGGTGCTCGAGGCGCTGCAGGAGCTGACCCGCCTGGCGGTCCAGCAGGAGACGGGTTCGCGGAGCCGGCTGATGCTGGACATCGCGGGCTGGCGCGCGGACCGCCGCGAGGAGCTCCGCGAGCTCGGCCGGTCGACGGCGGAGTCGGTCCTGCAGAGCGGCGAGCGCGTGCGCCTGCAGCCGATGAGCCCGTTCGAGCGCAAGGTGGTCCACGACGCCGTGGCGACGGTCTCCGGCGTCACGAGCGAGAGCGAGGGCGAGGACCCGAAGCGCCGCGTGGTGATCTTCCCGGAGTCCTGAGTTCCCGGTTTGCGAAGCGGCCCCACTTGACTCGGTCAGGTGGGGCCGCTTCTTTGTGTGCCGTGTCTGAGGGCTGCGTCGGCGGGCGACTCAGCTTCAGCGGGATGAGGCAGTGGATCGCTCGCCGTCGTCGAGCGAATTACACGGATGATGTTTCACGTGGAACGGGTACCTCGCCGACACGGCGACTGAGTGTCGTCGTTTCACGTGGAACCGTCCACAGACCGCGTCCGGCGGAGTGGAGTTGTCCACATCTGCGGTCTGTCGGCTCGTTTTCGCCTCGACATCAGGGACAATCACAGCAGCGCGGTTTCACGTGAAACGCGCGGACGAGGAGTAGCCGGAGTGAGCTTGGAGCAGGCCGCCGCGGCGGTGCGGGCCGCGGCGGAGCGGGTGTTCGATGAGCGCGTGGACCAAGCTGCGGGGTACGTCGAACTCCTGGAGCGTCACGGGGTCGAGCGTGGGCTGATCGGGCCGCGGGAGGTTGAGCGGCTGTGGGAACGGCACGTTCTCAACTCGGCCGTCATCGGTGAGCAGGTGCCGGAAGGTGCTCGCGTCGTCGATGTCGGGTCGGGTGCCGGGCTTCCGGGAGTACCGCTCGCGATCGCGCGGCCGGACCTCGATATCGTCTTGCTCGAACCGATGGCCCGCCGGGTGGACTGGCTGGCCGAGGTGGCCGAGAAGCTGGAACTCCCGATCACCATCGTCCGTGGACGCGCGGAGGAGCGGCCTGTGCGTGAGCAGCTCGGTGGCGCCGACATCGTCACCGCTCGCGCGGTCGCCCCGCTCGCCCGGCTCGCGGACTGGTGCCTGCCCCTCGTCCGTTCCGATGGCTTCCTGGTCGCTCTCAAGGGCGCCAGCGCGGCGGACGAGATCGAGCGGGACGGCGCCGCCATCCGCAAGGCCGGCGGGGCCGACCCCCTGATCATCGAATGCGGTGCCGCAGTACTAGAGGTCCCCAGCACGGTCGTGAAGATCCGTCGCCTGCCGACGGCAGCCAAGCCGAAGGCGCGGAGCAGGAAGCGTTAACGGGCCGCGATGTTCCACGTGAAACGACGCGACTCGACCACCGACCAGACGTCTAAATGGAGGAGGTGTCGAGACCGGTGAATCCCCCGCCGTCCGACTCCACGGAGACCACCCCCGACGTGGGCTGGACCCCGATTGCCGAAGAAGCCGCCCGCGCCGCGCGTCTGCTGCACCCGGAGCGGACGCTTCCCCGTCCCGGTCGCCGTCGGGTGCTGACCGTCGCCAACCAGAAGGGCGGCGTCGGCAAGACCACGAGCACGGTCAACCTCGCCGCCGCGCTCGCCGTCCACGGGCTCAAGACGCTCGTCGTCGACCTCGACCCGCAGGGCAACGCGAGCACCGCGCTCGACGTCGACCACCGGTCCGGGACTCCGTCGATCTACGAGGTGCTCATCGGCGAGGTGACGCTCGCGGACGCCGCGCAGCCCACCGAGCAGTCCCCCAACCTCTTCTGCGTTCCGGCGACCATCGACCTCGCCGGCGCCGAGATCGAGCTCGTCTCGATGGCGTCGCGCGAGTCCCGGCTCAAGGAGGCCATCTCCTCGGAGATCCTCGACCAGATCGGTGTCGACTACGTCTTCATCGACTGCCCGCCCTCGCTCGGCCTGCTGACCGTCAACGCGATGGTCGCCGCGCAGGAGGTGCTCATCCCGATCCAGTGCGAGTACTACGCGCTCGAAGGACTCGGGCAGCTGCTGAGCAACATCGAGCTCGTGCAGCAGCACCTCAACCGCGAGCTCCGCGTCTCGACGATCCTCCTCACCATGTACGACGGCCGGACCAAGCTGGCGGACCAGGTGACGAACGAGGTGCGGAACCACTTCGGCGACACGGTCCTCAAGACGGTCATCCCGCGCAGCGTGAAGGTCTCCGAGGCGCCCGGCTACGGCCAGACCGTCCTCGCCTACGACCCCGGCTCGCGCGGGGCGATGAGCTACGTCGACGCGGCCAAGGAGATCGCCGAGCGCGGCGCACAGTTGGAGAAGGGTAGTTCCACATGACCGAGCGCAGAGGAGGGCTGGGGCGCGGCCTCGCCGCTCTCATCCCGACCGGGCCGCCGAGCGGCGGTCCGCTGCCCGCGCCCGCCGACGCCACCGCGGCGGAGAAGAAGGCAGCCGAGGACAAGGGCTGGTTCGCGGCGAACGGCCAAGCGAAGACGCACGGCGGCGAGGTCGCCGGCGCCGTCTACCGCGAGATCCCGGTCAGCTCGATCAAGCCCAACCCGAAGCAGCCGCGTCAGGTCTTCGACGAAGACGCGCTCGCCGAGCTCGAGCACTCGATCCGCGAGTTCGGGCTCATGCAGCCCATCGTCGTCCGCGAGCTCGGAGCGGACGAGTACGAGCTCGTCATGGGCGAGCGGCGGCTGCGCGCGTCGCAGCAGGCGGAGCTCGAAGCGATCCCGGCGATCGTCCGGCAGACCGCCGACGAGTCGATGCTGCGCGATGCCCTCCTGGAGAACATCCACCGCGTCCAGCTGAACCCGCTCGAAGAGGCGGCGGCTTACCAGCAGCTGCTCGACGAGTTCGCGGTCACGCACGAGGAGCTGGCCAGCCGGATCGGACGCAGCCGGCCGGTCATCACCAACACGATCCGGCTCCTCAAGCTCCCCCTGCCGGTGCAGCGCCGGGTGGCCGCGGGCGTCCTGTCCGCCGGCCACGCCCGCGCGCTGCTCTCGCTGGAGGACGCCGACAGCCAGGAAGAGCTCGCGGCCCGCATCATTGCGGAGGGCATGTCGGTCCGGGCGACCGAGGAAGCCGTCACGCTCAAGAAGAGCGAGAAGCCGGCCAAGCCGAAGCCCGCGCCGCGCAAGCCGATCCAGGCGCCGGGGTTGCAGGAGCTCGCCAACCGCCTCTCGGACCGGTTCGACACCCGCGTGAAGGTCGACCTCGGTCGCCGAAAGGGCCGGATCACCCTCGAGTTCGGCTCGGTCGACGACCTCGAGCGGATCGTCGCGATCATCGATGCGAACGGGACGAATCAGACACCGAAAACCGATTAGGGATCACCCCGGGGTGTTTCGTCACGGTGATGATTGCTCGACGCAGTCGCGGTAACCACACCGGGTGATGATCAACCGCGACACGAAAAAGGCCACCGCGGAGCTTCCGCAGTGGCCTTTCGTGTGCGAGGAGTCAGCGAGAAATCGCGCGCCCGATCAAGTCGGCGAAGACCGTGCCGAGCGACTTGCCCGCCGCCTCGATCGCCATCGGCACCGTCGACGTCTCGGTGAGACCCGGTGACGGGTTCACTTCGAGGAAGTACACCGTGCCGTCCGGCGCGACGATCGCGTCGGTCCGCGAGATGTCCCGGAGCCCGAGCACGCGGTGCGCGGCGACGGCGAGTTCCGCCGCTGCCTTGGCCGCGGCGTCGTCGAGGCGGGCCGGGGTGAAGAAGTCCGTCAGGCCGGCCGTGTAGCGGGCCGTGTAGTCGTACACGCCGCTCTCCGGGACGATCTCGACCGCGGGCAGGGCCTCGGGTCCGTTCTCGCCCTCGATGACCGTCACGGCCACCTCGACGCCGTCCACGAACCGCTCCGCGAGCACGGTGTCGCCGTACGCGAAGCAGCCGACCATCGCGGCCGGCAGTTCCGCCGCCTCGCGGACGACCTGGGTGCCGAGCGCCGAGCCGCCCTGGTCCGGCTTGAGGATCAGCGGCAGGCCGAGCGTTTCGACCATCGCGTCGAGCACCGCCTGGGCGCCGAGCTCGCGGAACGTGCTGTGCGGCAGCACCACCCAGCCCGGCGTCGTGAACCCGGCGTTCTCGACGAGCGCCTTCGCCGTCGGCTTGTCCCACGCGCGGCGGCAGCCCTGGGAGCCGGTGCCGACGAACGGCACGTCCAGCATCTCCAGCACCGTCTGCACCGAGCCGTTCTCGCCCTCGCCGCCGTGCAGGGCGACGACGACCGCGTCCGGCCGCTGGGTGCGCAGGCGCTCCAGCAACCCCGCGTCGGTGTCCCACTCCTCGATGCCGAGGCCCTCGGACTTCAACGCCGCGGAAAGCCGTCGGCCGGACCTCAGCGAGACGTCGCGTTCGTGCGAAAGCCCGCCGGCGAGCACGGCAACGGTACGGTCGACCACCGTGGGAACTCCTTAGCTGGTTTACGAAACTCAGACCGTGTCCGGAGAAGGGTTCTGCGGCCCCTGGATCTGGCGCGCGCTCACGTTACCGAAGGTGCGCGCGAGGTCCATTTCGGACTCCAGCACGGCGGCCAGCCGCCGCACGCCCTCACGGATGCGCTCCGGCGTCGGGTAGCAGTAGGACAGCCGCATCTGGCGGCTGCCGAAGCCGTCGGCGTAGAAGCCGGTCCCGGACGCGTACGCCACCCGCGCGGTCACCGCGCGCGGCAGCATCGCCTTCGTGTCGACGCCCTCCGGCACCGTCACCCAGACGTAGAACCCGCCGTCCGGCTTCGTCCACGAGCAGCCCGGGGGCAGGTACTGGTCGAGCGCGGAGAGGATCGCGTCACGCCGCTCGCGGTAGTTCTCGCGGAACTTCTTGATCTGGCCCTTCCAGTCGTGCGTGGCCAGGTAGCGCGACACGATCATCTGGTTGAACGTCGGCGGGCACAGCGTCGCCGACTCGGCGGCCAGCACGAGCTTCTCGCGGACGGCGTGCGGCGCGAGCACCCAGCCGACCCGCAGGCCCGACGCGAACGTCTTCGAGAACGAGCCGAGGTACACGACGTTGTCGGGGTCGGTCGACCGCAGCGCCGGGTACGTCTGGCCGTCGAACCCGAGCAACCCGTACGGGTTGTCTTCGACGACCAGCACGCCGTGCTCGCGGCAGATCTCGAGGATCTCGGCGCGGCGCTCGACGGCCAGCGTGACACCGGCGGGGTTGTGGAAGTTCGGGATCGTGTAGAGGAACTTGACCCGGCGGCCGGCCTTCTCGGTCCGGTCGAGGGCTTCGCGCAGCAACTCCGGGACGAGGCCGTTGTCGTCCATCGCGACGTGCACGACCTGCGCCTGGTACGCGGCGAACGAGCCCAGCGCGCCGACGTACGACGGGCCTTCGGCGATCACGACGTCACCCGGGTCGCAGAACAGCCGCGTGACCATGTCCAGGCCCATCTGGGAGCCGACGGTCACGACGACGTCGTCCGGGTGTGCCTTGATGCCCTCGAGGGCCATGATTTCGCAGATCTGCTCACGCAGCACGGGGATGCCGTGCGCCGAGCCGTACTGCAGGGCGACCAGGCCGTCTTCGGCGATGATCTCCGCCACCTGCGCGGACAGCGTGTCGAGCGGGAGCGCGGCCAGGTTCGGCATGCCGCCGGCGAGCGAGACGACCTCGGGCCGGCTGGCCACCGCGAACAGCGCCCGGATCTCGGAGGCGGTCATCCCGGCGGTGCGCGCGGCGTACCGCTCGAGGTGCGGGTCGAGGTTCTGGCGGCCGCTGTGCGGCTTGCTGGGGCGGTTCTCGGTCATCGACGATTCACCCGGGGCTCGATGGACAAGGCTGCCCGTAGAGGGCACGGCAGATCCTGTCGAGTGTAACCGGGCACCCATCCGGTACCCCTGGCCTTTCGGTGCTTGTCACATCGGCCTATCCTCGACCGTGGCTCCCGTGATCGTGCTGTTCCACCGCGCGGCTTGACGACCGGGCAGCCGGTCGGGAGCGCAGGGGTCAGGGAGGTCGCGGGTGTCGCGTCGCGTCGTGGGCGTCACACTGGACAACCTCGAGCACTTGCCGAAGGCCTGCCGCAGGTGCGTCTACTGGGAACTGGCCCCGCACCTGAAGAACCAGGCCGAGGAGTTCGGCGCCACCGAGATGGAGAAGGAAGCCTGGGTTTCGAGCGTGCTGCTCGAATGGGGTTCCTGCGGCCGCATCGTCTACAGCGACACGCTGCCGGTCGGGTTCGTGCTGTACGCCCCGCCGAACGCCGTCCCGCGCGCGCTGGCCTTCCCGACGTCCCCGCCGAGCGCGGACGCGGTCCTGCTGACGGCGTTCCAGGTGCTCCCGGAGTTCCGCGGCGGCGGCCTGGGCCGGATGCTCGTCCAGGCGGCCGCCAAGGACCTGACGAAACGCGGCGTGCGCGCGATCGAGGCGTTCGGCGACGCGCGTCCCGAGGAGCCGGACCCGGACGGCGGCCACAGCTGCGTGCTGCCGGCGGCGTTCCTGCAGAGCGTCGGCTTCAAGACCGTCCGCCCGCACCCCAAGTGGCCGCGCCTGCGCCTGGAACTGCGCTCGGCGATCACCTGGAAGGAAGACGTCGAGGCGGCGCTGGAACGGCTTCTCGGCCAGGTCACGATAACCACCGCCGAGCCGAGCCTCGGCCGCGCCTGAACCCAGTCCGCAAACGTTTGCGCCGGTGTCGCGGCGTCCTTGAAACGCGATTTCGCGGTGTGTGCACGACTGTGGAAGAAGTGCCGAGTTATCCACAGAGTGCTGATAGGCGCGGTGGACAACCTGTGGATGACTGCCCGAAAACCTGGGGACGACGCACGCGCGTCCCCAGGGATGGTGGGACAGGTGAAGATGAGCCGCTAGGGGTTGTGGTCGGCTCTATTCGGCCTTGGCCAGCTCGTGCGCCAGGACGTCGGCGAACGTGAACGTTCCCGTCGGCTGGTCGCCCTCGCCGAGCAAGTACAGCCGCTTGACCGCGATCAGGATGCCCTCGGCGACGATGTCGCGGAACGCCGGGTCGCCGAGCTTGCGGGCGTCGTCCGGGTTGGTCAGATAGCCGATCTCGACGCGGACGGCCGGGCAGCGGGTGCGGGTGAAGATCTCCCACGTCTTGTAGTGCGTCCGGCAGTCCAGCATGCCCGTGCGGGCCGCGACCTCGCGCTGGATGAAGCCGGCCAACAGCTCGCCCACCGTCGACGTCGTGCCGTTGCCGGTGCCGAAGTGGAAGCTCGCGACACCCTGCGCGCGCGGCGACGGGTTCTTGTCGCTGTGCAGCGAGAGGAACAGGTCCGCGCCGGCGTCGTTGGCGAACTTGGCGCGCTCCAGCTCCGTCGGGCTGTGGTTCGGGCCGCGAGAGATCAGCGCTTCCATGCCCGTGGCCTTCATGCGGCCTTCCAGGCGGCGAGCCAGGTCCCACGCGATGTCGGCCTCACGCAGGCTGCCGGCGACCACGCCGAGGTCGTCGCCGCCGTGGCCGGGGTCGATCACGATGCGCTTGCCGCGCAGGCGGGGACCGGCCTGGCGCACCTGCTCCTGCTCGCGCAGGAACACGGGGCGCCCGCCCCGGGCCCGCGGCGAGGACAGGCGGTGCAGCTCACGGATGGTCGCGGGGCCGCACATGCCGTCCGGTGTCAGGCGCATGTCGCGCTGGAACGTCTTGAGCGCGCGCTCGGTGGCGGGGCCGAAGTAGCCGTCCGGGCGGCCGGCGTCGAAGCCGAGCTCGGTCAGCCGCTCCTGCAGCGTGAAGACGTCGTCGCCGTGCACCGGGGACGCGATCATGTACGACAGCGGGCGGCTGCCCAGGTGGTAGCTGGCGCCCTTGAGCGCCTGGAAGGTCGCCGGACCCACGATGCCGTCGGTCATCAGCCCACGACGCTGCTGGAAGGCACGGACGGCGCCTTCGACGGCGCCGTCGAACGTGTCGTAGTCGTCGGTACCGGTGACCGGCGGGAGCAGGTCCATCCCGGCCAGGATGGACCTGATCTCGGCGACGTCCGGACCGGCGTCACCGCGGCGGAGTACCCGCATGCACTCCTCGCTCTTCGTAGGGCACCGAGTTCGGGGGCTCGGTGCGTGGCAAGAAAACCTTCGCTGGGGCGGGCCCAGGTCCTCTATTGTGCCTTGCGAACTCTCGGTGACAGCGCAGGCCCGGTAGGTAGGTCAAGGGCCCGATCGTGGCGCACCCTCAGTGGCCCTCGTCACGCTCGATCCACCCACACCGGTCGCATTACCCCGAACGCGCAGAACCCGGGGTCCGCGGGAGAGTTCCCGCAGGCCCCGGGTTCGCGGAGCTGTTTCGGTTCAGAGAACGTCGGCGAGGTCCGACAGCAGCGCGGCCTTCGGCTTGGCGCCGACGATCTGCTTCACCGGCTTGCCGCCCTGGAACAGGATCAGGGTCGGGATGGACATCACCTGGTAGTCACGCGGCGTGTTCGGGTTCTCGTCGATGTCGATCTTGGCGATCGTCAGCTTGTCGCCCTTCTCGGCCGCGATCTCCTCGAGCACCGGGGCGACCATCTTGCACGGGCCGCACCAGGTGGCCCAGAAGTCGACGAGGACCGGCTTTTCGCTGGTCAGGACCTCGTCGACGAACGTCGCGTCGGTCACCTTGACGGT of the Amycolatopsis sp. NBC_01488 genome contains:
- a CDS encoding Jag family protein, whose product is MSETIDTIDADQDDVNPEPAADEAGEQKAGGGDDVLVQEGDIAGDYLERLLDLLDYDGDIDLDVEAGRAIVSIDGGEDLEKLVGPRGTVLEALQELTRLAVQQETGSRSRLMLDIAGWRADRREELRELGRSTAESVLQSGERVRLQPMSPFERKVVHDAVATVSGVTSESEGEDPKRRVVIFPES
- the rsmG gene encoding 16S rRNA (guanine(527)-N(7))-methyltransferase RsmG — encoded protein: MSLEQAAAAVRAAAERVFDERVDQAAGYVELLERHGVERGLIGPREVERLWERHVLNSAVIGEQVPEGARVVDVGSGAGLPGVPLAIARPDLDIVLLEPMARRVDWLAEVAEKLELPITIVRGRAEERPVREQLGGADIVTARAVAPLARLADWCLPLVRSDGFLVALKGASAADEIERDGAAIRKAGGADPLIIECGAAVLEVPSTVVKIRRLPTAAKPKARSRKR
- a CDS encoding ParA family protein, coding for MNPPPSDSTETTPDVGWTPIAEEAARAARLLHPERTLPRPGRRRVLTVANQKGGVGKTTSTVNLAAALAVHGLKTLVVDLDPQGNASTALDVDHRSGTPSIYEVLIGEVTLADAAQPTEQSPNLFCVPATIDLAGAEIELVSMASRESRLKEAISSEILDQIGVDYVFIDCPPSLGLLTVNAMVAAQEVLIPIQCEYYALEGLGQLLSNIELVQQHLNRELRVSTILLTMYDGRTKLADQVTNEVRNHFGDTVLKTVIPRSVKVSEAPGYGQTVLAYDPGSRGAMSYVDAAKEIAERGAQLEKGSST
- a CDS encoding ParB/RepB/Spo0J family partition protein; the encoded protein is MTERRGGLGRGLAALIPTGPPSGGPLPAPADATAAEKKAAEDKGWFAANGQAKTHGGEVAGAVYREIPVSSIKPNPKQPRQVFDEDALAELEHSIREFGLMQPIVVRELGADEYELVMGERRLRASQQAELEAIPAIVRQTADESMLRDALLENIHRVQLNPLEEAAAYQQLLDEFAVTHEELASRIGRSRPVITNTIRLLKLPLPVQRRVAAGVLSAGHARALLSLEDADSQEELAARIIAEGMSVRATEEAVTLKKSEKPAKPKPAPRKPIQAPGLQELANRLSDRFDTRVKVDLGRRKGRITLEFGSVDDLERIVAIIDANGTNQTPKTD
- a CDS encoding D-alanine--D-alanine ligase family protein, which encodes MVDRTVAVLAGGLSHERDVSLRSGRRLSAALKSEGLGIEEWDTDAGLLERLRTQRPDAVVVALHGGEGENGSVQTVLEMLDVPFVGTGSQGCRRAWDKPTAKALVENAGFTTPGWVVLPHSTFRELGAQAVLDAMVETLGLPLILKPDQGGSALGTQVVREAAELPAAMVGCFAYGDTVLAERFVDGVEVAVTVIEGENGPEALPAVEIVPESGVYDYTARYTAGLTDFFTPARLDDAAAKAAAELAVAAHRVLGLRDISRTDAIVAPDGTVYFLEVNPSPGLTETSTVPMAIEAAGKSLGTVFADLIGRAISR
- a CDS encoding aminotransferase-like domain-containing protein, which gives rise to MTENRPSKPHSGRQNLDPHLERYAARTAGMTASEIRALFAVASRPEVVSLAGGMPNLAALPLDTLSAQVAEIIAEDGLVALQYGSAHGIPVLREQICEIMALEGIKAHPDDVVVTVGSQMGLDMVTRLFCDPGDVVIAEGPSYVGALGSFAAYQAQVVHVAMDDNGLVPELLREALDRTEKAGRRVKFLYTIPNFHNPAGVTLAVERRAEILEICREHGVLVVEDNPYGLLGFDGQTYPALRSTDPDNVVYLGSFSKTFASGLRVGWVLAPHAVREKLVLAAESATLCPPTFNQMIVSRYLATHDWKGQIKKFRENYRERRDAILSALDQYLPPGCSWTKPDGGFYVWVTVPEGVDTKAMLPRAVTARVAYASGTGFYADGFGSRQMRLSYCYPTPERIREGVRRLAAVLESEMDLARTFGNVSARQIQGPQNPSPDTV
- a CDS encoding GNAT family N-acetyltransferase, which codes for MSRRVVGVTLDNLEHLPKACRRCVYWELAPHLKNQAEEFGATEMEKEAWVSSVLLEWGSCGRIVYSDTLPVGFVLYAPPNAVPRALAFPTSPPSADAVLLTAFQVLPEFRGGGLGRMLVQAAAKDLTKRGVRAIEAFGDARPEEPDPDGGHSCVLPAAFLQSVGFKTVRPHPKWPRLRLELRSAITWKEDVEAALERLLGQVTITTAEPSLGRA
- a CDS encoding N-acetylmuramoyl-L-alanine amidase codes for the protein MRVLRRGDAGPDVAEIRSILAGMDLLPPVTGTDDYDTFDGAVEGAVRAFQQRRGLMTDGIVGPATFQALKGASYHLGSRPLSYMIASPVHGDDVFTLQERLTELGFDAGRPDGYFGPATERALKTFQRDMRLTPDGMCGPATIRELHRLSSPRARGGRPVFLREQEQVRQAGPRLRGKRIVIDPGHGGDDLGVVAGSLREADIAWDLARRLEGRMKATGMEALISRGPNHSPTELERAKFANDAGADLFLSLHSDKNPSPRAQGVASFHFGTGNGTTSTVGELLAGFIQREVAARTGMLDCRTHYKTWEIFTRTRCPAVRVEIGYLTNPDDARKLGDPAFRDIVAEGILIAVKRLYLLGEGDQPTGTFTFADVLAHELAKAE
- the trxA gene encoding thioredoxin, coding for MSNTVKVTDATFVDEVLTSEKPVLVDFWATWCGPCKMVAPVLEEIAAEKGDKLTIAKIDIDENPNTPRDYQVMSIPTLILFQGGKPVKQIVGAKPKAALLSDLADVL